In Arachis stenosperma cultivar V10309 unplaced genomic scaffold, arast.V10309.gnm1.PFL2 arast.V10309.gnm1.Scaffold_100071, whole genome shotgun sequence, the genomic stretch CCAGTTCGACTAGTGAACTTACTTCAGGGAAAAGACTGTAACGAAAAAAGAGAGGAAGAGAAGTCACTTTTCTTGGATTAGAAAGATAGGACTTTTCGGAGCCTACTTCATTTGCTCAGTCAGCAGCTTCTTTAAGGCTTTAGTCAGACTTCCCGCTTATCTCTCACAGGATTGGGGGAATATGTAAGAGCTGATCTCAGGCAGGCTTAAGTAAGAGAAAAGGCTATCAGAGTCCAAAATCTTAGGCTGATAATTAGGTCTCATCTTCCTAGGGCTGTGACTCAGAAGGAAAGATATTCTACTTCATTTCCTGCCTTATCTGATGCTGGAGGGGGCTAATAAATCGGTATTAGTCAGTCTGTGGTCTAGGCTTCTTACTTCCTGGCAAAGGACAGGACGGCAATACCAATCGATATAGACTGATCATCTGCCTTCTGAAGGGCTTGTATTGCTTTATGCAGGACGGCCTTAACACTTTTTCGAATGACTTCTCTCCCTTAACAGCTGAAGTCAGGGCTGGCCTGTCTGAGCCTTCTAAGTAGTGGCATGTCTGTCTGCCTATGGGAATTCTCTAAAAGCTACATCAAATCCTTAAGATAAAGTCTATAATTTCTAAGCCTACAACGACGACTATTGAAGACTAACTATCAGTCTCTCAATCCCACGAACAAGCTAATCCTGAGGTCTAACTAGAAGATAACTTTCTTCCCAAGGCCTAGCTGAATAGATTCATTAAGGGCTTTGAGATAGCTACATCATCTTAGACTATAGACTGTTGCTTTTCCTCAGATTTCTTTTCAAGGTATTAGTAACGAAGGCGTCAAGAGTGGTTGCCTTCGTAGCTGCGCAGCCTTTATGGATACTTTTTTCGCAGCTCAAGTTGCTTCTTATATTCTCTACGGCATTGACTTAAACTTCTTCGATTCCTGTAGCTCTACTGATAGGGTCCCTGAGCGTCGGCAGCGAAAGAGTTAACAACCCTGCCCCGGTCGTGCTCCACACCCGTGAAGCACTCCCTCCAACCTAAGGGACTGGGGAAGCCTTTGCCCCCTACGCTTTTAGGTACTACGGCCTACCACAGGACTGAAACAGCTACTATCGTCACTTCCCCACACCTGTGGGTAAGTGCCTTGCTTTCAAGACTAATAGTAGAAAGTCTATTACTAGTATACTGTAGTCCTCTATCGCTCGGGAACCCCACCCTCACTTGACTGACCCTGCGGGGCTATTACACCTATTCCATTCCCGGATTCTTGGCTGTTGTGGAGAATCCATTCCTTTGTTTGTTCATTTATGAAGAAATCTTGTCCGAAGGCTTCAATCCATTAGCCCTGCTTTCTAGCAGTTCAAGCAAGTCGAAAACCATTTATTTGAAGTCATGGATACTATAGAATTACATTCTATAACAACAATACAGATTGGAAGGCAAGAGGCCCATTATCAGCTAAAGCCTAAAAATAGGTTGTTTCCTTGTAACTAGGAGGTCTGTCCGGTTTAGATACTCAAGTCTATAGTGAGAAGAAATCACATACAGTAGTAGAAGCCCAGAGAGAGCGTGCAGCTCATAAGGATAAGGTTGGATCCATGCTTTGTACATCCTCATAGGTTGGGAAAGATAGGTAATGAAGGCTCTTACTAGTTATAAGCTTAGGTCCATAAGAAAAAAGATACTTGTTGACTCTGTCTCCTTTGAGAACACTCCTAGCTTCCTAAAAACTCAAAGCGGACAGAGGAGATAGCTATGAATGAAGCGGAAGACAGATGAGCGGTTTGGGGAACTCGTCTCTCGGGCTAGGCTCTCTATTGATTGGGCTGCGATCAACTGAAGAAAGAAAGAGCTCTTTTGTATATACATACACAATGAAATGTACGAAAGATGGCTATTAATCCCAGCCTCTGAGAGCACTCTGCATTGAAAAAGAATTCGATTTCGGGGGAATCGTTGAAAGAGCTAGACTGTAAAAAGGAGATTTCAGATCCTGGATGCGCGAAAGAATCTACCTCAAAAACCAGTGATTTAGCCTCACAATCTGACTTATGCTGAAAACTAGGATTTAGTCCCACTTCCCCGATGCTTTGGAAAGGAGTACAAAGCTCTAAGCAAGAGAATTTCTACGAGGTTAAGCTTAGGAATAAGACTCGAAGTAGGATCAAAGCATACGCACCTCGAAAGTCCAAGCCAGAAGAAAGTTCAATATATACAAAGGCAAGCTAACTTCTAAGAGGGAGTCCAACGACTTAGTCTACAAGGAAGACACCAAAAGATAGCTTTCCCCTTCAATAGGATTCTAGAGCTTTCAGGATCGGGATCAAAGAGAGAAAGACCCAATTCAAGAGATGATTAGGAATCCCTCACTTTCTTGTGGAGGTGATCATAGGGGTCCCACGCAGATGAATGAGGGGCTGGTAGTGAGAACCTCATCTTTTGAAAAAGCAAGCTCAGATGAATGTCGATTGACCGAAGAGGACAAGAAGGACTACTTGATAGAACATGGGGAGCCTACCACACAGGACAGGAGTGGACAGAAAAAACGAACCTGAGCTCATGCCCAAATTGACGAGTGGATCGCATTCTCTTTCATAAAAGAAGGATTCCCCCTACGAAAATGAAAATAGGACTGTGGGAAAAAGATGCGCTATATCGACAAGGCGAGGAGAAAGCAGCCTAATGGGAATAGCTCCAAACCAAAGCAGCCCTCCATCTCGCATATAGAAATGGTTGACAGGCAGACCTATTCATGATATCGAATAGGAATGATAATTCTCAGGGGATACAGATATGCCATGCTAGGATGAGCTAGGCTTTCAACAGCATAAGCCACCTCCCCAGCGGCTTCCCTCCAGTGCCTTTGACTATTGCTACGGTCATCAACCGCAGCATTGAATTGAGACTTTCCACCTTGCTTTGGACTTGAATGGATCTACTTCTCCTCTGCCGGATCGATCTTCATTAAGAGGGTCAACCCAAGCTATTGCTCTACCTCCTCCTCATATAAAGTCAGATGTTATGGTGGATTTGGAATCCCTAGTAGTAGACCAAGAGCTCCTGTTGGGGAATTCGGTTCTTGGTCTGATACATAGGGCAATCCACTCGAGTATGCGACTGCCTAAAGATGATAGACCTGCATGCGATTGATAGAAGGCTTCGACCCCCGGCACGCATCTCTTTTCTTCCCACGATGTAAGCGAACGAATGGAACCAAAGGATTGTTGACTATACTTATACGATATTACCTCAGATTCCTATATGCTTTAATAGAGAGAATATCCCAGCTAGAATAGCCATAGGATATAGGATAGACTAAGGAATGATTGGCCTTAGCGATTCTTCACTCTGTGTTCATAGCTAACCAAGAGTGAGCTTATTCAAGCGGATATGCGACAACTCTCGCTAATCAGTCTTGGCTGGGGGAAGAACATCTGATTCACCAATAGGCATAAGAACAAGGCAAGAGAAAGTCCCAATCTAAACTTCCTCCTTCGCCTTCGCTTAGTAGCACTACTCTTGCTATAGGTTAGGGAGGGCTTATTTAGCGCATAGCTAGTTGGAAAAGCTCAAACAACGACTGGGGAATTCTCAAGCTATGGGTCTTCCAATCAATCTTTGTGAGAAAGCTCTTTTCCTATATGGGTAGGGACAAGAGAAAGAAGCAGGAATGGTCTAGTAATTAGGGGGCGGATTCCTATTGCTTTTTTTCCAACTGGGATTAGCGAGACCCGAAAGGTCAAGGCACAAAATCTAAGACACTGGTAGGTGACCTGCCATCTACGACCTGAAATGGTCAAAccctttttcttttacttttactactcTATTCCTACGAAACGAACCAATAAAGAGTGGGGAAGGGACGGATTAGGTCTTTTGATAGCCACTGCTCGCTTTATTAAAGGTGAATAGAAAGATGTAAAGGTATTCAGATTCACTTATGAAAGATCCTGTTATTGGCCTTTCACTCTTTCACTACAGCTCTTTCATCAACTACAGCAAGATCCGATGTAGCGCATTTCCCTTTTTCGCATATCTTCACTACTGCTAGATAGCTAGTTAGTAGTTCTAGCATTATCAGTTGTGATATTGTCCTTCCTCTGTGATTCAAGACAAATTCCTTTTCTTTCTACGGATGAAGAAGTAGCTGCTCCTGCAAGTCTGCCTGTTCAAAAGAGTCTTTCAACTCGGGATGAAGCTTCTTCCTTTGATGCCAGATCACTTGAAGGAGAGGTCAATAGCTACGAATAGTGACTTCTCCACCGGAAAGGTAGCCTCAAGCCCTTTTCCAGGGTTGATGGAAGGTATGGGTTTTGGATTGGGGTTGGGGCAGTCCGCTAGTAAGTTAGGCGGTAGGCCGAGTAGGTCTCATTAGTAATTAGTAAATAGGGGCTTCAAGATCGATCCTTTGCCAGGGCTTGAAGGGATATCAGATTCCCCTTCGCCTTCGCTTCTGACTCCGATATAACGAGCTCTTCCAATTAATTCAGTTAGCGAAAATTCGTTTTAAGTTTGCCAATTATCCAACAATatacttttcttcttctttttaggACGGGTAACACTGACATCAATCAGACTTGGGTTCAGCCCAGCCTACTTGCTTTACCAATATGAATACTTAAATAAAGCTCTTTCCCGActttcacttcaaggttctTTTCCAACATTGACATTAGTACTTACTTGTTTTTTTGCCAATTACATTAATTACAAGAGTAAGAAGAATCTAGGATTGGATCTTTCAATGCCAACCTTATGGCTAAGGGAAGTGAAGACAACTCAAGTGGTACCCTACGCCCTTTCCCTTTACCCTCTCACTCCCTAAGGAATGAAAGGCCACAGCTAACTTGGTCCAAACCACTTGAATAGGAATGAGATCTTTAATTACACCATAGAATAGAATAGTACATGCTTCTCTTCCTCGAACTAATGCGGACACAACGCAGAACCCATATAAATGGACCAAAAAAGAACCCCGAAACAGATGCACGCGAATCTCCATATGATATCTTGAAAACGAATTGGAACGCTATCTAGAGCTCTTATAAAGAGAGAGAGTATGCTTACGGACCCTGAACATCGAGGCAAAGTCAGCTGAGCCGATATGAGAGATGATATGAAAGATAGGGCGTGGAGTCTCGTAGAAAGACAAGAGCCTGGAAAGCTCGATAAAGGCTGTCAGCGGGTAGCGAATAGTAGAAAAGCCTGCCTGATTGATTAATAAAGCTATCCCGACtataaaaaaagaataacaTACCAAACCAAAAGGCTATAACTAATATAGACTAGCATCAAGAGTCAAAACTTCTTGAGCTCAGGTAGCTTGATTTACTTCTTAACTTCCAAGAGGTAAGGACCACTTGGCCAGATAACCAAGATTGTATGGAGGGAACCGGTTCGGTAGATTGCCTCTTCGAGTGACTACACGTACCACTGAAAAGCAAGAACTCTTAACCGTTTGTATCCCCTACCTATGGGCTACTCACTTATACTATTGCTGCTTAGAGAAATAGCTGTAAGTGCTAACATAATTAATAGATTATATGGTGGAGAGAGGTAGCTGAATGCTTACTTAGTACTTGTGCTAAGGTACGAAGTAAGTCGAGTGAAGCGAGAGGAGTGAAAGGAGAGGGATAAAGCGTAGAGAAAGTTCTTCTTGCTTCCAAAATCACGTTTCACGATTCATTAGGAAGATTCCCGAGGTCCAAAAGAAACGCATTATAAGCCCAATTATCAGCCTTAGAAAATAATTATGACCTAAACGCGTGTATAGTGCTGCACGACTGGTAAGATAAAGGAGAGCCTTCCAAGTGTGCACCAGACTAGTAAATAGATTTACAACTAGCTAATAGCTAAGCTACCCACAGAATCACCTTACGATACAGTAAACGATTTACGAAAGAAATGTGCTATTCTTCTATCATCTTTCTCGAAAAGCCAACAAAGGGACCCCCAACCATGGGAGGATATAGCGCAGCGCCTTGTTTTGGAAAGTCCAAATAAAGAAGGGTGTAGGCGCGACAAGAGCAGACTTCCAACGTCTGCTTTTTGAATTACACAATCCAACAAAAAGCGACGTCTATCTTCGGGTTTTACAAGCTCTCGAGAAGCATCCCCGCTAATGGGGCAACCGTTACTCTTGGACAAATTCGCCAGAACACGAGGGCTACAAAATGTTTTTTTTGCGTCTGTAGCCGTTGCAAAACGGAGGTAGGAGGAGGCCCAAAACCAGacagaaaatggaaagaaaagaaGTCGATCCCCCTAACTTCATCAATGAGGGCTATTATCAGGAATCTGGAATGAGACTAATCCCTTTTTTCCTATTATTCCTTAAAAGCCTTGAAGGAAAGATTCATTGGATGGTTCATTCCAGTCCAGTCTTCAGTCAGTCAAGTCATGGAATTGGCAGAAGTTCCCCCTTACCCGGAAATTCTTTTTGAATTAAGCAATTCAGTCAGCTCTGAATCTGAATTCAATGATTGCAAGTCCAAGTCCATCCAAGATCAGCTGTTCAATGAAACTCTGCCTTAAGGCATGAAGCTGTGGTGTGGGATGGGATCGAACTCCGGCTTTTCGGGTAGCTAACTCCGGTTTGGAAATTCCTAGCCTGATGCTTTATAGTGGCATAGAAAATCTGTTTTAGATCCCGAATCTAGGAAAGGAAAGAGTCAACAGTAAGATCAATGTCGGAGAATCCGCTCTTGCCTTAGCTTAGGCTTCTCGCTGAAGAGTCAGTATTCGAACCAGTATCAGCCGACGAAAGAGCATCTCCCGTCCTTTCTCACAAAGCAACATGCCCACTTTCCAGAAGGTAACGCCATTTCATCCGCAGAATCCGAATCATTTGTCGAAGAGATGAAGCGAAGCCCTCTTTGACCCCGAATTCTTCTCATAAGACTTATCCGAATCAGTGGATTCCATTTTTTCTGAACCAAATCCAGCAGCTGTCCATTGAACCCTAAAAGCAGGAAAAAAGCGGCGAATCAAGCAGTGAATCACTGGCTATCAGGAATAAGGACTATCGCAGAGTCCAGGAACCTTTCTTTGTGACctttagaattagaaaaaacCTTTCCCCTTACTAGAAAAAATAGGGCTTATTACTAAATAACCGGGAGAGAAATGCAACTAGGGATAAAAGCTGGGTAGAGTGGAGCCTTTTTTAGTAGCCGAAACCCCAAAACTCTTTTCCAGAGATTCCAAAAAATGCATGAGCTATGGTAACCACGCCGCATCCATCGACTTTTATACGAATTTGAATTCGGAAGTTAAGAAAGCACAATTCAAGGTTTTTGAACTAGCAGCTTGACCCGGCTTACCTTTAGTAGAAGTCTTGAGTCCGCCAAGCAACTAGCCAGCTAATCTCTCTAATCCATAAGCTAATGAGTAAGGAAGGAGATAGAGATAGAAAACTAAGCCATTTCCACTACCCGCTATAGGTTCTTACTCCAAGATGTAAAGTAAGTTTAGATTGTCAGTTTCATTTCGTGAACCAGCAACAGATCCTACTATTAGTTTATGGTCTCTGCCTTTCTTTACTATGTTCCTATCTATGGATCTGTAAAAAAGGACTTCTCGCTCAGGTACAATGGCTAGTTGGAAAGCCTTTCAATTCAAGCCAATCTCTTGATTCACATGAATGTGAAACCCGTAGCAACCGATCCTGCATACCAATCATCCCGCTTACAGTAATGGCACTAAGCCAAGGTTTCTATGGATTCAGTCCTGTGGAAAAATACATATATTAGGTAGGGCAATTCAGTTAGTAGTGTCACCGGTCAATCCTTGGGACACTAGCGAGTCCGTCCTTAACCTAAAAATGGGGTCCATGAAGCCTTAGATACTCCAAGCCTCAATCTTTATTGTCCTTGAACCTAGACCATGGAAGTATGGTTATAGTCCCATTCCATTAGTGGGATCCATAGCCTACGGGTCTTTCCCAAGCCAGTAAAAGAAGAATTCGAGGACTACCCTAAGCCTACAAGTAGGCAGGACTTTCAGTTACAATGTCTAGGTTGGGCAAGCTTGGATGCCCCTACTCCCAACAAGTTGCTGGTCGGGATCGTGAAACTATCGCTGTTTGGTCATAAGGATAATCGTTTTTATCTTATTAGGTCAGGGCCTTTCTTAAACCACTAGCGGCCGGGGGTTACCCGCGATTGGTAATGGCATAACCAGAAGGGGAGTAGGGGAGACAGGGTTACGCGCTGGGTGGCGCAGCGCATCTGTTTCGGGTACAGGGGCAACGAGGGGTGCTAACCCGGCACCCAACCCCCTAAAATCATAGGGTCAGGGGCGGGCCGGCCATAGGTTCGAATCCTGCCACCTTTTTGTGGATCATCCTGTGGTTACCGGATGATGGGAATAACAAAGcagaattttttttgaataagcACACACAGCACGAAATGTCAATAATATATGAATTGTTTCATTATTCGTTATTTCCGGGTCTTTTCGTTGCATTCACTTACAACAAGAAAGAACCACCAGCGTTTGGTGCAGCACCTGCATTTTGGTGCATTTTTTCTTTCCTTGGTCTTTCGTTCCGTCATATTCCTAATAACTTATCAAATTACAACGTATTAACCGCTAATGCACCTTTCTTATCAAATCTCAGGGACATGGTCTAATCATGAGGGTAGTATTTTATCATGGTGTCGGATCCCACGTTTTATGGATTCCTTCTTTGTTACCGGGGTCGACCCCAAAGCCATAATGTCTCAAAACGAGGAGGCCATAGAGCAGTTTTTTATTACTTTGTCTCGAACTTCGTGAAGAACTCCATTCTATCTCCCTCGTTACGAACAAAAAAGTGGGGCTGCGCCCCAGTTGTACACTCCCTTCGTTCTACGAACCCTTGTTGATTCTGAACTTCGTTCGCGAAGGAACCGGACGTTTGACGGGCCAGCCCTTTTTTATGCGCCGCTTTACCCTGAAAGGAAATTGAGCTTTGCTCCTCTAGGTGCTAGGCGCTCCCGTGGTTCGCGAGAAGGAAAAAGAAGGACTCCTTTGTTGCATCTGGCGCGAGATGATAAAGAGAGAGCTTCGTCTATCGATGAACAGCGGATTGACAGCTCTTGGCATTGCTTTGTTTTCTCTCCTTCCTATCAGCGAGTTCCGATCCTTTTGTTCGAAATTTCTTCGTTCGTACCGAACCGCTTGCAGAATCAAATCCTGTTCCACAAGATCCTATATCAGCTATACATCCTCCTTGCATTTATGCCGGAGACGTCGCCAGTGCTATGGCATTTGGATTATGTAGATCAAAAATGATGAACGGGATTGTGGCACTCCACTCGCCGCCAATGCGGAAGGATGCCGCCGAAAAGAAGGGAACGCTGCTTCGCCGCTGGATGCGTCGGATCCCGTATAACAAGGGATCTTTTTaacaacaaattcaaacatGTGGTCGCAAAATGCTATCCAGCTTTTGTTGCGTAGCAATAGAAGCCTGCTCATGCTGCTTTGGCGGCGCTTTTTCGCCTTCTCTTCGCTCTGGACAGGAGCGCTAGTGGGCACGGGGAGGGAGCAGGCGAAGCGTGTCATTCGTAATGAACAGAAAGATACCACTACTTCGCCTCTTTGTTGGAGCGCCGGCGCGAACACAGTGGTATCTGACCAGGACCAGAAACTGATTCGAATTTGGATCTTGACATGTCGGTGGTTTTTAACCGTGGGCATCATGCCAGGAAGTTGGTGGGCTCATCATGAATTAGGTAGGTGGGGTGGCTGGTGGTTTCGGGATCCCGTAGAAAATGCTTCTTTTATGCCTTGGGTATTAGCCACAGCTCGTATTCATTCCGTAATTCTACCCTTCTTCATTCTTGGATCTCGGTTCTTAATATTGTGACTCTTCCATGCTGTGTCTCAGGAACCTTTTCAATACGGTCCGGATTGCTAGCTTCCGTTCATAGTTTTGCTACAGATGATACACGAGGAATTTTTATGGCGGTTCTTCCTTCTAATGACCGGCATATCTATGATTTTTTCTCCCAGATGAAGCAGCAGGCATCGGTCCGTAGAACTTATAAAAAAGAGATGGTTGTGGCGCGAAGTACTCTTGTGTACCTCATATAAAATAGCGTGAGAGAAAGAGATCTATAGTCGGTCTCTTTCAAAGCGAAGAACAAAGGACCTTCGAcgatgaaggagaagaaggagtAGTGCCCCTCGGGACAATTCCTTTCTTTGTTCTCTGTTCCGTTCCTGATGTTCAAACTAGTCATAATGGTAGGCTTCATTGGTACCCTTTTCTTTTTTCGGTATGCCGCTCCGCGAGCAAGGAGTGCCACGCACGAGCGAAGCGAAAACAAAGCAGGGGGAATTATTCGCAGGGAGAAATCCTTTGATTGCGTATTGAATATAGATCCATGTCTTTCTTGTTCCACTAGCTAGGACAAAATTCTCAGATGTCCCTTTCGTTATTACAACCTTCTTTTTTGATGTCAAAGACCAGAAGCTATGCGCTAATTCTCATTGGATCTCGGTTGTTCTTAACAGCGATGGCTATTCAGTCTTCGGGTAGCACCATTAGATCTTCAACAAGGTGGAAATTCGTATTCTGTATGTACATGTTCCTGCGGCTCGGATGAGTATCTTGTTTATATCGCTATGGCTATAAACACTTTCTTATTCCTATTAACAAAACATCCCCTTTTTCTTCGCTCTTCCGGAACCGGTACAGAAATGGGTGCTTTTTTACGTTGTTTACCTTAGTTACTGGGGGGTTTCGGGGAAGACCTATGTGGGGCACCTTTTGGGTGTGGGATGCTCGTTTAACCTCTGTATTCATCTCGTTTCTGATTACCTGGGTGCACTGCGTTTCAAAAGCTTCCTGTCGAACCGGCTCCTATTTCAATCCGTGCTGGACCTATCGATATACCAATAATCAAGTCTTCAGTCAACTGGTGGAATACATTGCATCAACCTGGGAGCATTAGCCGATCTGGTACATCAATACATGTTCCTATGCCCATTCCAATCTTGTCTAACTTTGCTAACTTCCCCTCTCAACCCGTATCTTGTTTGTTCTGGAAACACGTCTTCCTATTCTATCTTTTCTCGAATCTCCTTTAAGGGATGAAATAGAAGCTCGAGAAGGAATAGCAAAACCTAGTTGACTTCCCAGCTCAAACTGAACGCGATGTAATCAAACTTATAGCTGACGCCGTAGAGAAAGCCCATATGCGAAGTGGAAAAAGTAGGAGTAGACATTGGAATAAGAGCTGTTGTCGGACATCAGTAACCGGTGTGATGTTAGCAATGGAATGCGTATCCGTGTTCTCTTTTCTGCTGATTGAATCAGTAAGCGCTGCGGATCTTTTCGTATAAAGAATAAACCTCATTCGATCTAGAAGGGATGAATACAAAGGAAGGGAGTTGCACTAGTCTCATAAATGCCAGTCAAAGAAAACTAACTAGCCAAAAGGCCGGAATAAGCGAAAAAAAGGGATTGGATGGCTTGAATTCCCCTGTTCTAGCTCTAGAAGAGTAAGCTAAGagtttatttatatataagaGCCAGCCTATCCTAGTTTTTCCTGTAAGTTTTGGTACTAGGAAAGAATCCTAGCTCCTATAAGAATCAGAGGCGGCGGAGATAGACACTTTGGATTCGGCAAGCTACTCCGCTTTCTAATTAAGATTCAAAAAAGAGGGTTACTACATTGATAGAGGCATAAAAGTATTCAGTTATCCCAATACTTCTCGTCTTTCTGGCTGCTATCTTCCTAAAACTGTAGGAGGAAGGGGAAGGGCTTTATGAACGTTACAGAATGAATGGTCAATGATAAATCACCTTGCCCTCCCTTTAGAGGAGTAAAAAAGGTAAAGCTCCGCACTAAAACGCTACCAAAGCTTCGGAGTTCTATTCCTTCTTGCGTCCAAtctcaaggataaattcaacCTAACTCGCACTGCATGAAAGGACATAACCTAGTAATAGGTCATTAAGTTCTTCCTTTGATACTTATGCCATTAGATTAGAAAGAGTAAATTGTCCATCATCTTCGAAGGCCTAAATCCCCTGGGAGGAAATCGTATTAATGATATCATGATGACCTCTCCTTCATGTGCAGCCTCTTCTCAAGCAGCAGATTGCCCGAAGACAGACTGAAAGCCTGTTTCAGCTGAGAGCATTGATTCCCTGGTACCTCTCTTTTCTATCACAGCATTAGAGGAGTGAGCCCGCCCTTCATTCATCAGGTCTCAAAGTATAGATTGTATGATAGGTAGGTGGAAAAGCTACAACATCACCTTAGTTCCCTGCCGTCTTGTCTTCTTGAGGAGCAAGAACATTCTTTAGTTCTTTCTCACTTGATTCATGTTTTCCCTTAGATTATGTATTGTTATATATTATAGAAGGCATTCTTtctagacaaaaaaaaaaagttgaaaatatttttttaaaaaggcaAAAGCCACTAGACGAGAGGGGCAAGCAGCGATAGCAGCTCGACCTTAGGCAGAGCCGCTCAAACAAAGATAGCTTCTTGATCCACGTATCTCATTGATTTTGCGATAGGGGCGGAATGCCAAGCCGCTCTAAACCATTCCATTGGGGAGTCCCATCCCAGCCTTAGCAGGGAACTTACTACAGAGCCAGACAGAGGACAGCACATATCATGAGAAAATTATCTAGATAGATAGGGCCCTAAGAACTTCATTCGTACTCTTGATGTAAATAGAGGACAGGACGCATAATAGCCTAACCGCAAGCGGGTTAGTGACTTACGTAACCTATTAGCTGTCCTGCTACAAAGCTGACTGATAATGCCCGCTTTACAAACGGAACACAGGAGTTTTGCCGCGGGTCAACCCAACCCCTAGGCTATTACGGGCTATTACGCTTCTTGGCCTCATATGAGTGACCTACGTACCTCATAGGTTAAATTGAGTGATTACTCCCCTAAGCCACAAGCTGGTTAGGTCGTGGCCTACCTTTCAATCCGTACGTTAAGGGATTCCCTTGTGGAAATCTGACGTcgtgagcttaaacctcaagaATGAGTTCTTGCC encodes the following:
- the LOC130960114 gene encoding LOW QUALITY PROTEIN: uncharacterized protein LOC130960114 (The sequence of the model RefSeq protein was modified relative to this genomic sequence to represent the inferred CDS: inserted 4 bases in 2 codons), producing the protein MQGGCIADIGSCGTGFDSASGSVRTKKFRTKGSELADRKXRENKAMPRAXSIRCSSIDEALSLSSRARCNKGVLLFPSREPRERLAPRGAKLNFLSG